The window CCTATAGGTCCCCTGCTGGGACCCCCTCCTCAGGAGCACCCACCGTTGTCAGTGAGCATGGAAGCCCCAGTACTAGGGGACACAGACTTCGGGGACAGAGAGGGGACTGAGGGATGGTTCTGCCAAGCAGCCTGAGGCTGGACTCCCAGAGTGCAAGCACTGTGACCCAGACCTCGGAGCCCAGCGCTGGGctcagcaggggtgggggtgggggaacggCTCTTGTCCCCTCTGGCACATCAAAGGCCTTGAGTCCTTGGGGACCAGGGACTTCAGGGGAACTGAAGCAGCCAGAGGTTTACGAACTGGACAGACAGGGTCCAGAAGAATCTTGACACTGGCCAGCCTCCCAGCTGCATGGCCTTGGGGGATTCTGTCCTTCAGTCTCTCCTCAGTGAACGGAGATGATGACAATATGCAGCTGCTTCAAGAGGTGACCAGGGAGGGGGTTGGGgacttagtgtttaatggggacagagcttcagtttaggaaggtgaaaaattggGGAGATGGGTGATGGTGAGAGCTGTACAACAGTATGAATGTACTTAGGGCCACTGAGCTGTACTGTTAAATATGGTTAAGATAGtgcattttatattatgtgacttttacaacaattaaaaaaacacataaaaagaaagaaagaggccatCATAATAACACGTGCTGGGTGGGGATGCAATCCTGGTTCAGGACAGGCCCTTCAGTGTTGTTTGCTGCTGACACTCTtactgtgcttccctggtgggttaggtggtagagaatctgcctgcaatgcaggagaccaggattcaaaccctgctgggaagctcccctggggaaggacacggcagcccacttcaatattcttgtctggagaattccatggacagatgagcctgatgggctacagtccatgggacaggATGGTCTGTGACTGACATGAGGTGGAGTTGTGTGTACATTCAGGGGCTTCCAGCAGGTTTTCAGGGGGTTCTCTGACTCTTACACCTAAGAAGCTCTGATTAGGGAAGTAGATATAACGAGGAAaagcaagaggaagaaggaggggcATGTATGAAGAAGGCAGAGTATACACAACCCATACACATGATCACGATTGATGCTGGGAGAGAGGAAACTGGGAGGAAAGATGTCCCCAAGATGAAAGGTCAGCAGAGCAGTGACGGCCATCACCTTGCCCTGGAATAATCTGTCTGCACTTTGCCGACAAagccatagtcaaagctatggtttttccagtagtcatgtatggatgtgagagttggaccataaagaaggctgagcaccaaagaactgatgctttggaaatgtggtgctggagaagactcttgagagtccgttggactgcaaagagatcaaatcagtcaatcctgaaggaaatcaatcctgagtatttgctgaagctgaagctccaatactttggccacctgatgtgaagagctgactcattggaaaagaccctgatgttagaaaagatggaaggcaagaggagaaggggacaacagaggatgagatggttggatggcatcactgactcaatggacttaagcttgagcaaagtccaggagttagtgaagaacagggaagcctgaagtgctgcagtccatggggttgcagagtcagactcagCTTAGCAAGTGAATGACAACTGACTGTGGCCACTTGCAGACTATTGAGTATGGACTGTGTTCAGTACCTTCTGACAAACTTGTGTGGTGGGGACCACAGTAGGTGGAATAAGTGAGTCTGGAAGTGGTGAATTTGGAGACAAGTTCCAGAGGCCaggctggggttggggaggaagcagagagaatgGAAATATGGAGGTGACATTCCAGAAGGAGGTGCTGGAGGAGGGGAAGTGGAAACCAAGACTCGGGAGCTATGACCTGATGGCCGGGGTGGGAGCGGGGTGTTGGCAGTGCTGTCCAGAGAAGGGAGGTCAGGAAGGGGACTGGTTGGCAGTGGAACAACGAGCTCCATTCCCAAGACAGTTAGCTTTTTATCTGCATGCATCTCATCTCTCTGGCTGTGCTATATCTGTTAACATGGTTGGTGTCCTCTCGGTCCTATCTCCCGCCTCCCACTGAGCCACACAGCTCATGCACATAACAACGGCTTGATCAATGTATTCTGATGTCATAACACAGGATGAGGTCAGCTTTGGGCATTACAGAAGAGTGGAACCAGACTGCTGCATCTGAATCTCAGTTCTGCCTGGGTGACCTGGGGTGAGTGACATAACCCCTaagggcttcagtttccttctctggaaaCTGGGGACAGTAAGAGAACCTCCCTCACTGGGATGCCAAAGAGGTGAAAGAGTAGGTTCCTGTCAAGAGCGCCCAGCAGTGCCTGGTCCCTAACGATGCTCCACGGGGTTAGAGGTTGCGGTTTTTGTTTTAGTTAATGCACGTGTgctagcctggtggctcagagagtaaagaatctgcctgcactgtgggagacccgagttcgatccctggatcaggaaaatgccctggagaagggaatggaaacccactctggtattcttgcctgggaaatcccacagacagaggagcctgatgggctacagtccatggggttgcaaagagttggacacaactgagggactaacacttctACACTTCAAAgaagcaatggccacaggattcAGAAATATCCTTGGTCAAAAGCCCATCCCCGGGTGTGGGAATATTATATTCTCAggtgggactttttttttttttggccaaccctcacagcatgtgagatcttagttccccaaccagggattgaacccatgcccctgcactggaagtgtggagtcttaaccactggattgccagagaagtcccttagGTGGGCCTTTTCTTGCTGTGGATTcagcttccccacccccatctgctGGAGCAAAGCTGACCCTTGGTTGGGATGCTGAATGTCCCCCATTGAGCTCCACCacaggggtgggtgggcaggaatCAAGCCCACCTACTCTCATCAGGGGCAGAGGGTTGGGGGGGGTACTCACACTCCACGGACAGGTTGAAGGCGGTGGCCCTCTGGCCATACTGGTTCTCAGCCACACACCAGTACTCTCCGTCATCCTCGGGTGTGACGGCAGGCAGCTCCAGCTGTAGCTCACTCTCGTAGATGACCGTGGCCAGAATCTGCTTCTCCTTGAAGATGGTGAGGATGGGATCCGGGTTGCTCTGTGTGGAGCACAAGATGGAGACTGTCTCGCCCTCCACGGCCACCACTGTCCCGTTCACTGTCGGCTTCCAGGGTGCATCTAGGGGGCAGGACAGGGGGCCAGTGGTCAGAAGCCAGGGGGGCCTCTTCTGCCAGCCAACTCTCTCCCCTAAATGTGACCCCCAACACCCTAATTGGAACACACCACTTCAGGACAGCCCAAGTAAGCCCAGGACTGGCTGTCTCATTTACAGAGATTCTGCAGACACGGTGCTTGTGTCTGAGTCCTGGCTGTACCCCTTCCCAGCTGTGTGTGGACCCATGTCTTAACCCTTTGGGCCCCATTTCTTAAATCTGGAAACTAGGCTTAATAATGTTCCCAGCTTCATAGGGGTCACTGAGAACAGACTATGGCATGCACTGCTTTAGGCTGAGCAAGGCAGATGACGATCTCTGTCCACGTGGACAGATGCTGTATAAGGAAATCAAGTATCCAGTTGGCAAGATGGGGAGGGGcactttggagaaaaataaaggtgGGATGGGAAGTCAGGGTAGTTATGGCTTTAACTAGGATGCTGAGGGAAAGCTCCCCTGAGACTAGAAGGGGGCCAGGAGAAGGCAATCAGCCATGGGGATGTCTAGGGAAAGACCATTTGCGTAGGGCACTCAGAAACTGCTGAGTAAATCAAACGCTGCCTGACGCTGTCATTTTTATTATCCCCAGTCCTGGGCACttttcctcaataaatatttgtgagtgaatgaatgaatgaatgacctctCCTTGGCTCCTAGCCAAGAATCCTGTTTGACCCGCCCCTTCCCCCTGAAGCCCTATAATGTTCCAGAGTGCCCACAGGGGCTGGATCAGGCTTGGGTTCCCCTCAGCCCTCCCATTGAAACTGTAATAGGGCttatgttaaaatgcagatttcagggtttccctgctggttaagaatctatcttgcaatgcaaaggacaggggtttgatccctggtgttggaactaagatcccacctgtgtgtgttcagtcatgtttgactctttgtgaccccatggactgtagcctaccagactcctctgtctgtgggattctcccagaaggaagtggagtgggttgccatttccttctccagggaatcttcccaacttagggatcaaacctacgtctcctgcattggcaggagcccCTAAGATTTTAGGCCCAcacgatgcagccaaataaacagatatttaaaataataataataataataaaatgcacaTTCCTGGGGCCAAGCCCAGCTCTACCCCCCAGGAAACTGAATTTAACAGGCTTTCCTGGGTGGGCAGGGACCACCTCTGACTCCCTCTCCTCCTAGGCAGGAGATTGGTGCCCAGTAGGTGTTCAAGAATAAAAGAACTCCTTAACCTTAAACTTCCTCTCCATCTTCATCTCAACTACAGGCATGACCTGACCGCCACCGCTACCCCCAACCCTGgccccccagctctgccctgggcGAGGTTGGTTCCCCAGTGCCAGGTGTGTGGGGCGCACAGGGTGGCGACTCACACATGACGCTGAGCCCTACGGTGCGGTTGTCCTGGCCATAGGTGTTCTCAGCCAGGCAGAGGTAGACGCCGTCTTCGGCGGGGGTCACTTCGTCCAGCTCCAGGGACAGGCTCTCGGCCACGGCCTCCCGGAGCACCGTGCCATCCCGCATCCAGGTCAGCAGCGGCGGCGGGTTGCTGTCGGCCCCGCAGAACAGGCTGACGTGGGAGCCCTCGATGGCCTCGACCGTGGAGTTTATCTCCACGATCACCGGGGGGTCTACGGCGTGGAGAGAGGACACAGGACCTCAGCTGGCGCGcacgcaggccccgcccccgcccctgaccccgccctcccgccccgcccctggcCCTGACTCCGCCCTCCCGCCGCGCCCCCGGCCCtgaccccgcccccgccccgccccgcccccggcccgcacCCAGGCTCACACTTGATGTCCAGGCTGGCGTAGCCCTCGAACTGCAGAGTGGTGTTGGGGAACGAGGCCTGGCAGCCCAGCCGGTGGCCGTTGGTCTCCCTGGTGGGCACAAAGTGCAGCAGCGACACCTGCACCCAGGTACCCTCCTCCTCGCGCAGCCGCCCCAGCACAGTCGGCTCCCCGAGCCCCTCGTGGCCCAGCCAGCTCAGCTCTGGGTGCAGCTCCGGGCAGTTGTCAGGCACCATGCAGCTGACCTCCACTTCTGTGCCAGCCATCACCTCCGGGGGGACCACGATGTTGGGGGTGTCTACATGAGCCCGGGAGATGGAGGGTGAGGAAGCAGCGTCGCCCACCAGCCGTCCCCCACCCACAGGCCACTGTCGGACTCCATTCCTGGCGCCTGGTTCCTCCCCGCCCTGGGATGCAGAGTTCCCCACAATCTGCTCTTTTCCTGGGTACTGTTCACCCAGAAGCCCTCGGCAGATCCAACGAGGGATGTAATAATAATGGAAACAACAATATAGTGCTCTGAGTACTTCACCAGTGTTTGACTTGCCAGTCCTTCCAGCCATGCTGAAACTAGAGGGTGGGTAAtgttattttgctcattttatggatgaggaagctgaggacaCAGCTAGTACCAGATAAAACTGAGCTTCAAACCCTGTTGCTCTTGCTTCATCATCTGTGCcctatgtgtgcgtgctcagtcacgttcaactctttgcaagtccatggactatgtaacccactaggctcctctgtccatggaattttccaggcaacaatacaagagtgggttgccgtctcctcccccagaagatcttcccaacccagggatggaacctgaatctcttgcatcttccttcattgacaagcagattctttaccaactttgCAACCTAGGAAGCTCCGTGCCCCAGACAATATATTATATTCCTCAAGAAACTTTTCTCCTTCCTATGTTTGCTTTGCTTTACcttccacgtgtgtgtgtgttgtggggggtgtgtgtgtcctagagctgtgtctgtctgtctgtgccgGTTTGGAGTTGGGGGCGGGGACTCTTTCTGCATCAGGGCTGTAATCTGGCTCCTCACATGGTCTCAGAGCTGATGGGGAACCTGAATCTAAGGGTTCCATGCCTATCAGGGCCTCTCAGAAATGAGGCAGTGGACCCTACTCTGCCCAAACTGGTCCAGAGCTGCATTCTATTTGGTGTAAActtaagacattaaaaatatatatatatctgaagtAGCAGCCTATGCTGAAAATACACAGCTCTGGTTCCCCTTGAAAATTCAGAGAATTTCCTGGCCATTCAGtcgttaggactccaagcttccactgcaagggatacgggttcaatccctggtcagggaactaggattcccCCATCACACTTGGCATggcccaaaacaaaacaaaacaacaaaaactcagaCTGCCTGAGATCTATGGCCCTGCATTCTCATGCTACACCATTTAGCTTGAGCCGAACTCCGTGTTTCAGGCACTACTTTGCGCACTTGACAACTATTCCCTTATTGAACTTTAAGTGCTgttcttatccccattttacagaagaggataACAAGGCCCAGAGGATTTCAGCAAACTGCCTACAGTAGCCCAGCTAATACAGGGATGCAGAGGCCTTACTGCAACCCCTGAGCCCCACTGCCTTTCTCCTGGGTGTCTCTGAAGAGTAAGAGCACTGCTTTCCTCTGGGGAGGACAACACAACTCGGGGCCCTGCTTTGCCCCTTTCTGTCATCTGCCTGGTCATGTGGGCAGAGGCTTGGCACCCCTCCCTCCAGCCGAACCAGCAAGTCCTTGGTTCTGCCGACCAGACCCTCCCCAGAGGGGCACTGGGAGGTCTTCCTGTTTCCCatgctccctgcccccagcacagCCCTCCGAGACTCACTGATGATGTCCAGGACGCTGTGCTCAGAGAAGGTGTACTGGTTGTAGCCCCCCAGGTCCCCTCGAAAGTAGTATTTGCCGCCCAGCTCGGGGCTGAGGTTGCTGAGCAGAAGCGTGCAGTTGCGCAGGCCCAGGTCCCCCAGGAGGCGGCTGCGTCCCTGGAAGCTCTCGTGCACCACCTGCGTGCGTGACTTGAAGACCACCGGCGGGTAGTTTTTCGGATAGGGGCTATTGAAGTACCAGACGCCGTGCACGACGGCCGGCCGCAGCTCATCAGGGAAGCTGAAGCGGCAGGGGATGGAGACGCACGTGCCCTCAAAGGCTGAGATGGACGACGGCATCCAGGCGCCCCACTGACCCCCACGAGAGGCTGTGGGTGAGCAGGACCACTGAGGCTGAGAGACACATCCTGCCTGGGTGCCCCCAACTCCCACTCCCATCACCCCCCACCACCTGAGGGGTCCAGGGACCCCAGCCTGCTCAGGGGCCAGGACCCATGGACCCCCAGACCCCCAGGCATTATTACCTGAAATCATAATCCAAAACAGAGACAGCGCCGTGAGAAATATCATTTTGTACAGCAAGTGAGCAGagctggagaggggagaggagagcgTTCAAGGCCCAGGGAAGTGAAAAGTAAGACTTCAGGTAAGAGTTTGGGAAGCAGCCCGTTCAGatgttagctgctgctgctattagTATTTATGATCACAGACACATCTGTGGCATCAACCATGTACCACCCGTGGTACTCTACTATACAAATTCATTTGAGGTAAGTGCAATTATTATCCTGTTTTTGTAGCTGAGCTCCAGCAAgattgagtaacttgcccaaggtcacacagccagcaagcagcagagctaggattcaagCCCTGTCTGCCTGTCCAGGGTTGCAGACCTCACCACCAAACTGTCCTGACTCTACGTGggtttgttgtcattcagttgctcagtcatgtcaaactctttgcgaccccatggactgcagcacgctaggcttccctgtccttcactgtttcccggagtttgctcagattcatgtccattgagctggtgaagGTATCTACATGGCTAGTGACGTGCTAATAATTATCTTCATCACCATGATGCCTTTGGGGATCTCCAGAAAGTAAGGATAGAGCCAAGTTTGGATGAGCAAGAGGAAGCAGGAAAAGCCAGGAGGAAGGGAAGTTGGAACCCTCCCCACTCACCTCTGTCTCCCTGAGTTGGGAATGCCTTCTGGTCCCACTTGCAGCTGTCAGCCGGCCAACCTGGAGCAAGAATCAGACAGGTGCAAGGAGGTGGGGGCCCGAacatcccccacccccgctcTCAGGATCCACCACGAGTCGTGGCCGTTGTCAGGCTACCCACACCCTCTCTGTTGCCCATGGCCTCTGGATGTTTGAGACCCTCCCACACAGCCTCAAAGCTACTCTGTGGTCACCTCCCGTGGCAAACCACGATCGAGAACTCCAGGGAAGCCAAGGGGAGCAGCAGagctttggggtggggggaggtgaggggtGTGAATGGGGCAAGGGAGCACTTGTCCCATGGCTGAGGCCTGGGGGTGGCAGGCAGGGACCCAGCCCCATCAATGACTGGGTTTCACAGCATCAGCATTCCCAACATGCCGCGGGAATTCCTGCCGCCCTCTCCCGCCCCACAGACGGCCCCTGGTGTCCTCACCCTCCAGAGGCCAGAGCCTGGTTACAAAAGAGGTCTGTTCCCTCAGGGTGAGGGCACCTTGTCCTGGGGGGCTTCTGAGGTAGGTGGGGTCGAGAGAAGAGCTGGGAACGCCTGGCCGGGCTCTGAGTGGAGCCAGGAAGGACCAGGGACTGGGGTTAGTGAGTCCCCAGCACCCGGTTGCCCTGTGGGTCGCCTCGGGTTGGAGCCAGGGTTTCCAAGTGGCTGCTTTCTTGGCCTCTGACACTGTCTTCCCACGGACAGACGCACGCAGTCAGACACATGCAAATGCTGGTATGAAATGTTACAGATCTGGGCAAAACCAGAAGGAGCCAGCCCACCCCAACAGCACTGCTCAGGACCTTGCACACATCAACAGGCACCGGGACCCACGTGCAGCAGATACTCACACACACCTGCACCCTCCTGCCCACCACACACCTGGACAGGCACAGGCGTGGCCATCAGGCACACGCACTGCGTGCCATGGTCCCAAAGGCACTCGGACCGGCACACACACGGAGGTGTGGCTGTGGCCAGCCCCACCCAGAGCCCTGCCGAAGAACACATGGCAGATGCCATCTTTGTACCTGCCTCAGGGAGGTACGGCGGGTAGACACAGGTGAGGGCCACGGGCCCAGACTTATGAACCAAGCGTGTAGACCACGCATTCTGAATACGGATGAAAACTGGTTCTTGGGGATGGGGTCCAGAAAAGCCTGAGTTATTACGATGGTTTGTGGCTCTCTAAAaggctgtggtacataaacacaaacaGTCCATCCATTATCTTAAGATTTCATGGGGGAAGTGGGTTTAGGAAAAGCAAGTCTGAAAGGTTTCCTTAgtgagatgttaaaaaaaaagactgagaaacacTGACGTGGATTAAGGCTCACTCAGAGAGGTGCACGCGCCTATGCACACATGCTCCTGTTGTGTGCTCAGTTCTGGAACTtgcccccacccccgtcccctcCCAGATGGCAGGATACAGACCTGTGATCACCTGGGCATCCTTTCACTCTTCTCCTGGCCCTGGACCACTTCCACCCCAACTGCCACAAACCTAGGCGCCCCAGGGCAGAATCTCCACCGGAGGGGTGCTGAGGAGGGCgcctcattctctctctctctgtggttTCCTCCCAAAGCCCTGTCAGTGTCTGTGCCATGATCCCAGCCCACGCCCAGCGCGGTCCTGAGCAGCACCCTCCCCCATCCGAAATTAGTGGCCGCTCACAGCCACCATCCACGGCCCAGAACGCCCTGCGCTGCCCGCGCCCTGGCCGCCCCTGCCCCGTGCTCTCAACCCGGGTCCTCTGCTCTCCTCCGCGTCCCCAGCACTCTCAGCTGCAGTACTCACTTGATGCTCTTGCTTCTGCACCCTCTGCTCCGCCGGCCCTGCTCACAGTCCCCTGGCCTCCCAGGGTCTAGGCCCCCActcgccagcccctcccctccccccgggTGCCAGGGGCCGCCTGCCTCCAGGGcccagctcctccctgcccccgggggaggggggcacaAAGGGCCCTTGTCACCACAGCTCGGACTGGGCAGCCTGACGCCTGGGTTCCACGAGCTCCTTcctggaggggctgggggtggctgCCTCACTCGTTCCTCGCTCCATCCCCGCGTACCCTAGTTCTGGGTcccaggttggggtggggggtctcTAGCATCTCTGGAAGTCTCAGGCTGAGATGCAGAACATGTAGTCCTCAGCTTCAAGGGAATCTTGGTGGCAATGCTACTGATAACCTTAGGCCCGGGAGGCCATAGAGGCCAGTGTGACCAGGAGGAGGCAGCCTCTAGAGCTCACTCTCAGCTTTAGTCCCCTCATCCTCCCTAGAGGATGTCATGTTTGGTGCCCACACCCTGGTCTATTCTCTTCCAGGCTCTTCTTCCCATTGGAAATGACTTTATGTATTAACTGTCTCCTCCCGTGAGAACATGACCTTCAGGAGGACAGGGCTTTGCTTCCTCCCACTCTACCCTGCGGGGAGACGGACTCCTGAGTTAAACTTCCTAAATGCAGAGTGGGTGCATGAGTGTGTTTCTCCAGTACCCTCACTGGAGGCCTTGGCACTGTTCCTTCCTCCTGGAAACTCCCCTGCCCTGTTCCGCTTCCCGATCTGCTGCTGATCAGCCCCTCTCGCCAAGCTGAGCCCCCCTGTTTAAGAGCTGCCCCGGGGGCTTCctctgtgactcagtggtaaagaatctgcttgccaatacaggagacatggattcaatctctggtctaggaagatcccacatgtcgcagagCACCCACATCcttgccccacaactactgatcctgtGTTCGAGAGCTCATGccctgcgacaagagaagccaccggcAAGGAGAAGCCCTCATTCCACAACGAAGAGCAGCCTCCACTCGCTTCAAGTAGAGGAAGCCCgcgagcagcagtgaagacccagcacaaccataaatgaaatatttaaatgctgCCTGGTCCTTCCACGGCCCTCAGCACCTTGTTCGCCCACCTGCACCCTCAGTGAGCTGTTTCCCCACTGGCATCTGAGCTCAGGTTTCCGcctgtctatctgtctgtctgtcttgttcaccctTGTGTcccctagcacagtgcctggtgcgTGAGGGTGCCCAGCCCGGGCTGTGCTGACTCTCTGAGCTGATTGGTGACCCTCTGTGTGCAGATTCCATGGGGATCCTCCTGCTGCCCCAGGCCCAGTCATGACCTTTGCATGGTGGTGGTGTGACTaagtgctcagttcagttgctcagtcgtgtctgactctttgagaccccatgaacctcagcatgccaggcctccctgtccatcaccgactccgagagtttacccaaactcatgtccagcgagtcggtgatgccatccaaccatctcatcctctgtcgtcccctgagTGTAGTAGTGGCTTGATCATGAGCTGCTCAGCCACACTGGTGCATCTTCTGTCCTCTTCGGGCCAGagcagtggggaggaagggagagagagagggcccTTTCTCCCAAGGGAGAGCCCGGCCCCGAGGCACAGGGGATGGGTCGAGGCAGGGAAATCCCTCAGACTGGGGAGTGAGgagtcagagaagcctggaatggggggggatggggagtcccacccccacctcaggcTTCATGATGTCAGACTCTGCCCGTGCCTTTCCCAGTCAGGGACAAAGGCCCATTGAGAGTGGGGTGGGGCCTGAACGCCTGGGTCCCAGAGAAGAGAGGGAcctggtgcgtgggcttcagggGAGGACACGGAGATCTTGGAGGACTCATACGTCACAGCCTTCCACGTCAACACCAGCCGCGTTGGAGTTGTGTGTCTAGTTTGGGGGACCCACCATCTCCCTGGGTGTGAACCGAAGGCTGTCCCTGGGGGCGGGCTGCACAGGTGAGTGTGTCCCACAGAGGGTGCTGTTGCTGAGATCTGCACCCGGGTCCCCAGCCCACAGGAGGACTCAGGGAC of the Cervus canadensis isolate Bull #8, Minnesota chromosome 18, ASM1932006v1, whole genome shotgun sequence genome contains:
- the MAG gene encoding myelin-associated glycoprotein isoform X2; amino-acid sequence: MIFLTALSLFWIMISDTPNIVVPPEVMAGTEVEVSCMVPDNCPELHPELSWLGHEGLGEPTVLGRLREEEGTWVQVSLLHFVPTRETNGHRLGCQASFPNTTLQFEGYASLDIKYPPVIVEINSTVEAIEGSHVSLFCGADSNPPPLLTWMRDGTVLREAVAESLSLELDEVTPAEDGVYLCLAENTYGQDNRTVGLSVMYAPWKPTVNGTVVAVEGETVSILCSTQSNPDPILTIFKEKQILATVIYESELQLELPAVTPEDDGEYWCVAENQYGQRATAFNLSVEFAPVILLESHCAAARDTVQCLCVVKANPEPSVAFELPLRNVTVNETEREFVYSERSGLLLTSILTLRGQAQAPPRVICTSHNLYGTKSLELPFQGAHRLMWAKIGPVGAVVAFAILIAIVCYITQTRRKKNVTESPSFSGGDNPPVVFSSDFRISGAPEKYESERRLGSERRLLGLRGEPPELDLSYSHSDLGKRPTKDSYTLTEELAEYAEIRVK
- the MAG gene encoding myelin-associated glycoprotein isoform X1 translates to MIFLTALSLFWIMISASRGGQWGAWMPSSISAFEGTCVSIPCRFSFPDELRPAVVHGVWYFNSPYPKNYPPVVFKSRTQVVHESFQGRSRLLGDLGLRNCTLLLSNLSPELGGKYYFRGDLGGYNQYTFSEHSVLDIINTPNIVVPPEVMAGTEVEVSCMVPDNCPELHPELSWLGHEGLGEPTVLGRLREEEGTWVQVSLLHFVPTRETNGHRLGCQASFPNTTLQFEGYASLDIKYPPVIVEINSTVEAIEGSHVSLFCGADSNPPPLLTWMRDGTVLREAVAESLSLELDEVTPAEDGVYLCLAENTYGQDNRTVGLSVMYAPWKPTVNGTVVAVEGETVSILCSTQSNPDPILTIFKEKQILATVIYESELQLELPAVTPEDDGEYWCVAENQYGQRATAFNLSVEFAPVILLESHCAAARDTVQCLCVVKANPEPSVAFELPLRNVTVNETEREFVYSERSGLLLTSILTLRGQAQAPPRVICTSHNLYGTKSLELPFQGAHRLMWAKIGPVGAVVAFAILIAIVCYITQTRRKKNVTESPSFSGGDNPPVVFSSDFRISGAPEKYESERRLGSERRLLGLRGEPPELDLSYSHSDLGKRPTKDSYTLTEELAEYAEIRVK